In Poecilia reticulata strain Guanapo linkage group LG1, Guppy_female_1.0+MT, whole genome shotgun sequence, one genomic interval encodes:
- the as3mt gene encoding arsenite methyltransferase isoform X3, which translates to MAHHNSSVHEDVKDYYGKRLQKTSDLKTGACVAPAQPLPAFIREALKKVHPEVSNKYYGCGLVVPESLEGCRILDLGCGSGRDCYMLSLLVGEKGHVTGIDMTEAQLEVARKYMDYHAKEFGYKKPNDGGELYFSDIYSSGRLTEGIKNHKVLWGECLGGALWWKDLLQLAEEVGFSQPRLVTATVVAVDNKELQDVLGDFKFVSATYRLFKVPKGKTKTCQVIYNGGITGAENIFQFDCHYTFKTNEVVQVDGEAACILTHSRFAEDFTFQPPGGSSEPCCAKPKTDTVDPFNLASQSGTRGGCCSTKSADCCK; encoded by the exons ATGGCTCACCACAACAG CAGCGTTCACGAGGATGTCAAG GATTATTATGGAAAGAGGCTCCAGAAGACGTCGGACCTGAAGACAGGCGCCTGCGTGGCTCCAGCTCAGCCTCTCCCAGCCTTTATACGGGAAGCCCTGAAGAAAGTTCACCCTGAAGTATCTAACAA ATACTACGGGTGTGGTCTGGTGGTGCCGGAGTCCTTGGAGGGCTGCAGGATTCTGGACCTGGGCTGTGGGAGTGGAAGGGACTGCTACATGTTAAGTTTGCTAGTTGGGGAAAAAGGTCATGTCACTGGCATTGACATGACTGAGGCCCAG CTCGAAGTGGCCAGAAAATATATGGATTATCACGCGAAGGAGTTCGGCTACAAGAAGCCAAAC GACGGGGGTGAGCTGTATTTCAGTGACATCTACTCCAGTGGAAGGCTGACAGAGggaattaaaaatcacaaagtgctgtGGG GTGAATGTCTGGGCGGAGCGCTGTGGTGGAaggacctgctgcagctggctGAGGAGGTGGGCTTCAGTCAGCCACGGCTGGTCACGGCCACCGTTGTCGCCGTTGACAATAAAGAACTGCAGGACGTGTTAG GTGACTTCAAGTTTGTTTCTGCCACGTACCGCCTGTTCAAAGTCCCCAAAGGCAAAACCAAGACCTGCCAGGTCATATATAATGGAGGCATCACTGGGGCAGAGAATATCTTCCAGTTTGACTGTCACTACACCTTTAAG ACCAATGAAGTGGTGCAGGTGGACGGAGAAGCAGCTTGCATCCTGACGCATTCCAGATTTGCAGAAGACTTCACTTTccagccaccagggggctccaGTGAGCCTTGTTGTGCCAAGCCTAAG ACTGACACGGTGGATCCTTTCAACCTGGCCTCTCAGTCGGGCACTCGAGGGGGATGCTGCAGCACGAAATCTGCCGACTGCTGCAAATGA
- the as3mt gene encoding arsenite methyltransferase isoform X1, whose translation MAHHNSSVHEDVKDYYGKRLQKTSDLKTGACVAPAQPLPAFIREALKKVHPEVSNKYYGCGLVVPESLEGCRILDLGCGSGRDCYMLSLLVGEKGHVTGIDMTEAQLEVARKYMDYHAKEFGYKKPNVSFVQGYIEALSAAGLGKNSFDIIISNCVVNLSPDKKQVLAEAYNALKDGGELYFSDIYSSGRLTEGIKNHKVLWGECLGGALWWKDLLQLAEEVGFSQPRLVTATVVAVDNKELQDVLGDFKFVSATYRLFKVPKGKTKTCQVIYNGGITGAENIFQFDCHYTFKTNEVVQVDGEAACILTHSRFAEDFTFQPPGGSSEPCCAKPKTDTVDPFNLASQSGTRGGCCSTKSADCCK comes from the exons ATGGCTCACCACAACAG CAGCGTTCACGAGGATGTCAAG GATTATTATGGAAAGAGGCTCCAGAAGACGTCGGACCTGAAGACAGGCGCCTGCGTGGCTCCAGCTCAGCCTCTCCCAGCCTTTATACGGGAAGCCCTGAAGAAAGTTCACCCTGAAGTATCTAACAA ATACTACGGGTGTGGTCTGGTGGTGCCGGAGTCCTTGGAGGGCTGCAGGATTCTGGACCTGGGCTGTGGGAGTGGAAGGGACTGCTACATGTTAAGTTTGCTAGTTGGGGAAAAAGGTCATGTCACTGGCATTGACATGACTGAGGCCCAG CTCGAAGTGGCCAGAAAATATATGGATTATCACGCGAAGGAGTTCGGCTACAAGAAGCCAAACGTGAGTTTTGTCCAGGGCTACATTGAGGCCTTATCTGCGGCGGGTCTGGGAAAAAACTCGTTTGACATCATCAT CTCAAACTGCGTAGTGAACCTCTCCCCAGACAAGAAGCAGGTTCTGGCTGAAGCATACAATGCACTCAAG GACGGGGGTGAGCTGTATTTCAGTGACATCTACTCCAGTGGAAGGCTGACAGAGggaattaaaaatcacaaagtgctgtGGG GTGAATGTCTGGGCGGAGCGCTGTGGTGGAaggacctgctgcagctggctGAGGAGGTGGGCTTCAGTCAGCCACGGCTGGTCACGGCCACCGTTGTCGCCGTTGACAATAAAGAACTGCAGGACGTGTTAG GTGACTTCAAGTTTGTTTCTGCCACGTACCGCCTGTTCAAAGTCCCCAAAGGCAAAACCAAGACCTGCCAGGTCATATATAATGGAGGCATCACTGGGGCAGAGAATATCTTCCAGTTTGACTGTCACTACACCTTTAAG ACCAATGAAGTGGTGCAGGTGGACGGAGAAGCAGCTTGCATCCTGACGCATTCCAGATTTGCAGAAGACTTCACTTTccagccaccagggggctccaGTGAGCCTTGTTGTGCCAAGCCTAAG ACTGACACGGTGGATCCTTTCAACCTGGCCTCTCAGTCGGGCACTCGAGGGGGATGCTGCAGCACGAAATCTGCCGACTGCTGCAAATGA
- the as3mt gene encoding arsenite methyltransferase isoform X2, whose translation MAHHNSVHEDVKDYYGKRLQKTSDLKTGACVAPAQPLPAFIREALKKVHPEVSNKYYGCGLVVPESLEGCRILDLGCGSGRDCYMLSLLVGEKGHVTGIDMTEAQLEVARKYMDYHAKEFGYKKPNVSFVQGYIEALSAAGLGKNSFDIIISNCVVNLSPDKKQVLAEAYNALKDGGELYFSDIYSSGRLTEGIKNHKVLWGECLGGALWWKDLLQLAEEVGFSQPRLVTATVVAVDNKELQDVLGDFKFVSATYRLFKVPKGKTKTCQVIYNGGITGAENIFQFDCHYTFKTNEVVQVDGEAACILTHSRFAEDFTFQPPGGSSEPCCAKPKTDTVDPFNLASQSGTRGGCCSTKSADCCK comes from the exons ATGGCTCACCACAACAG CGTTCACGAGGATGTCAAG GATTATTATGGAAAGAGGCTCCAGAAGACGTCGGACCTGAAGACAGGCGCCTGCGTGGCTCCAGCTCAGCCTCTCCCAGCCTTTATACGGGAAGCCCTGAAGAAAGTTCACCCTGAAGTATCTAACAA ATACTACGGGTGTGGTCTGGTGGTGCCGGAGTCCTTGGAGGGCTGCAGGATTCTGGACCTGGGCTGTGGGAGTGGAAGGGACTGCTACATGTTAAGTTTGCTAGTTGGGGAAAAAGGTCATGTCACTGGCATTGACATGACTGAGGCCCAG CTCGAAGTGGCCAGAAAATATATGGATTATCACGCGAAGGAGTTCGGCTACAAGAAGCCAAACGTGAGTTTTGTCCAGGGCTACATTGAGGCCTTATCTGCGGCGGGTCTGGGAAAAAACTCGTTTGACATCATCAT CTCAAACTGCGTAGTGAACCTCTCCCCAGACAAGAAGCAGGTTCTGGCTGAAGCATACAATGCACTCAAG GACGGGGGTGAGCTGTATTTCAGTGACATCTACTCCAGTGGAAGGCTGACAGAGggaattaaaaatcacaaagtgctgtGGG GTGAATGTCTGGGCGGAGCGCTGTGGTGGAaggacctgctgcagctggctGAGGAGGTGGGCTTCAGTCAGCCACGGCTGGTCACGGCCACCGTTGTCGCCGTTGACAATAAAGAACTGCAGGACGTGTTAG GTGACTTCAAGTTTGTTTCTGCCACGTACCGCCTGTTCAAAGTCCCCAAAGGCAAAACCAAGACCTGCCAGGTCATATATAATGGAGGCATCACTGGGGCAGAGAATATCTTCCAGTTTGACTGTCACTACACCTTTAAG ACCAATGAAGTGGTGCAGGTGGACGGAGAAGCAGCTTGCATCCTGACGCATTCCAGATTTGCAGAAGACTTCACTTTccagccaccagggggctccaGTGAGCCTTGTTGTGCCAAGCCTAAG ACTGACACGGTGGATCCTTTCAACCTGGCCTCTCAGTCGGGCACTCGAGGGGGATGCTGCAGCACGAAATCTGCCGACTGCTGCAAATGA
- the LOC108165640 gene encoding metal transporter CNNM2-like isoform X2, producing MADPLSPGPNIAKMASLSRVRALAMIFLAVTGCCVTPTSGKEGSEETVIIGLRLEDTDDISFMDKGYLRVSERSRVKLRVYGQNINNETWSKIAFTEHERSRAVGGFDSSSGDNQSREDSSGSHPCGIRTSDIIILPNIILNRKTSGVVEIEVKPLRKTERSKAYYLCIATSTPAVAGLHDPWTENTWIYHDGDDTKVIVVEEKKFLLPFWLQVIFISMLLCLSGMFSGLNLGLMALDPMELQIVQNCGTEREKNYAKKIEPVRSQGNYLLCSLLLGNVLVNTTLTILLDDIAGSGLIAVVMSTIGIVIFGEIVPQAICSRHGLAVGANTIFLTKFFMLLTFPASYPVSKLLDYLLGQEIGTVYNREKLLEMLRVTDPYNDLVKEELNIIQGALELRTKTVEDVMTPLRDCFMMPGDTILDFNTMAEIMRSGYTRIPVFEGERSNIVDLLFVKDLAFVDPDDCTPLKTITKFYSHSLHFVFNDTKLDAMLEEFKKGAGKA from the coding sequence ATGGCAGATCCCTTATCCCCTGGACCCAACATTGCAAAAATGGCGTCACTTAGCCGGGTCCGAGCTTTGGCGATGATTTTCTTAGCTGTCACTGGCTGCTGTGTCACCCCGACAAGTGGCAAGGAGGGCTCCGAGGAGACCGTCATCATCGGGCTCCGGCTGGAGGACACGGACGACATTTCCTTCATGGATAAAGGCTACCTGCGGGTGAGCGAGCGGTCTCGGGTGAAACTGAGGGTCTACGGGCAGAACATCAACAACGAGACCTGGTCCAAGATTGCCTTCACGGAACACGAGCGGAGCCGGGCGGTGGGGGGCTTTGACAGCTCCTCGGGGGATAACCAGAGCCGGGAGGACTCGTCCGGCTCGCATCCTTGCGGAATTAGGACTTCGGATATAATTATATTACCCAACATCATATTAAATCGGAAAACATCCGGAGTAGTCGAGATTGAGGTCAAACCCCTGCGGAAGACCGAGAGGAGTAAAGCGTACTACCTTTGCATCGCCACCTCCACGCCGGCGGTGGCCGGGTTGCACGACCCGTGGACTGAGAACACCTGGATCTACCACGACGGGGACGACACCAAAGTGATAGTGGTGGAGGAGAAAAAGTTCCTGCTGCCTTTCTGGCTCCAGGTCATCTTCATCTCCATGCTGCTGTGCCTGTCCGGCATGTTCAGCGGCTTGAACCTGGGGCTCATGGCTCTGGATCCCATGGAGCTCCAGATCGTCCAGAACTGCGGCACGGAGAGGGAGAAGAACTACGCCAAGAAGATCGAGCCGGTGCGGAGCCAGGGCAACTACCTGCTCTGCTCGCTCCTGCTCGGGAACGTGTTGGTGAACACCACGCTGACCATCCTCCTGGACGACATCGCCGGCTCCGGGCTCATCGCGGTGGTCATGTCCACCATCGGGATCGTTATCTTCGGTGAAATCGTGCCGCAGGCCATCTGCTCCAGACACGGCCTGGCCGTGGGGGCAAACACCATCTTCCTCACCAAGTTCTTCATGCTGCTCACCTTCCCGGCGTCCTACCCGGTGAGCAAGCTGCTGGATTACCTGCTCGGACAGGAGATCGGCACCGTGTACAACAGGGAGAAGCTGCTGGAGATGCTGCGCGTCACGGACCCTTACAACGACCTGGTGAAGGAGGAGCTGAACATCATCCAGGGCGCGCTGGAGCTCCGGACTAAGACCGTGGAGGACGTCATGACGCCGCTGAGAGATTGCTTCATGATGCCCGGGGACACGATCCTGGACTTCAACACCATGGCCGAGATCATGAGGAGCGGCTACACGCGCATCCCGGTGTTCGAGGGCGAGAGGTCCAACATAGTGGATCTGCTGTTTGTGAAGGACCTGGCCTTCGTTGACCCGGATGATTGCACGCCGCTCAAAACCATCACAAAGTTTTACAGCCACTcgctgcattttgtgtttaatgacaCCAAGCTGGATGCGATGCTGGAAGAGTTTAAAAAAG